CAtgtaaaaaacaaacatcattcCGTATCAAACAAGGAGTTACAAATAAGTGCCGTTCCAACAATCTACAGGCAAAATACTATTGAAGGTACAGATAAAAAAGTACATACCATTAAACATAAAAATTATCAATGTGCAGGAAAAAAGTACACAAAAATGTTAAAGAACTTATTATCAATTTCAGGATCGTGTGtatcagtgatgatgatgtggacATTGTAAATGTTATAAGCACCTTGCCACAGTTATATATAGTAAACTGAACTGGAATGCTAATACAGATGCTGTTCTCACAAATTGTGAACAGAGAATACATTTCCTGTGCAACTTTCCTTCGCGCATTTCCGAGTGCGCATTATGCCTCTTTTATCATTGTTTTGTTGACACCGTTTTAACTTTTCGTTCCAGTCCTCCGAACACACCCGTCCTGGATATCCGGGttacccgtcccagccctaaATTCCACATAGTTTATACTACCCGAAAGCAAGCAGCAACGTTAAATCTGACCATCCGGTATTCTATTTTGAAAACGGCATTTGAATCTGTCTGCAGCTAACCTTGAGATCCTATTTTGTTAATTCCTACTCATGTTGGTGTTATGAGAAATTCCAGGGCAGATTGAGAAGTCATTGTCGTACTGCTGTTTGACAGTAcgtcaaaaacatgttttatgatTGAACAAGCGAGAGTCTTATCAGCAAAAGGACATACATGTACTGTGAAAGGAAACGTCAGCCACTCAAGCTTGGGGCAGAGACGCACAGATTCAGTATGCAGTGATGGTCAACCTAGCAAATTGCCAGAtcaaagtgagcgagtgagctcAGTTTTgcgaaatatttcagcaatatcacggcggtggacagcagaaatgggcttcacacattatctCACCTCACACATGAAGAAGCGcaattctattattttcaatgtacaccgctggtaattccgaactcttctggtgcttcatagTAGTACTTTTTaacctcgaataacattgaatggcgcatcaagcacggaaattaccgatgttttgcgatggaagggagataactctcaatatgtttaccttgtgtcgtctgcaaaatggcgattctcCTCGCATTCAatagaagtgcttcaaacagttcagaattaaattcaggtgttcggtaagataaatacgttgtccACTGTCcttcggggtccatgggctcatgtttatgtttatgttcccGAGCTAGAGACCAGTGGACAACTTATATTGTATCCATTTGAGGTGTGGAACCCTTGTCTtcgcgtgacgaacgaacgctatAACTACTAGTTTACTGCACCACACCTATTAAATAGAAGGAAAACATGATATTACATATACTCTAAATTAGAAAAGTAAGCATGAGGCCATGAAATGCTATGATCAGTTGTCAGAATAAATATCAGCTTCGAAAACACCAACTTCACCTACACCATGTTCAAACGATTTCTCATACTTTTAAACATGCTTTTGTGATAAGTGAGTGCCACAGATAACCACATTTGCATTATTTAATTTATATTTATACTTTTTAAAACGTTGGGGAACCCCCAACGTTCAATTTGAACAGGAAGTACATGCGTAAACAAACTTTTCAGAGACAGACATCTCATGAACACGTCGCCATTTCTCTTTGTCACCACCTCTAAACACAACGCACTAGCTCCATACTTGTCTTTCCTTCAGCGATAATTGTACAACAATGAAGAGCAGGTGGTGACACTCAAAACATTATTATGACCTCAACATTGACTAACTTCCATTTGTCTCCAATTTTATTTTCATCCGGAAACTAAAAATTGCCCCTACATTTAttaatatacacacacacacatacacacacacacacacacatagtgagtgagtgtgttaatatttaacttcacatcggcaatatttcagccatatcgtgacgagaaccatcaACATTATACATAAATCGTTCAATCCATCACCATTATGTAAGTAACAAGTCAGGTTTTAACTACACTTATGCTGTACCCTTCTCTGTGTTTGTGATGTCAcatgcattgtgacgtcatcgcaCAGTCATGACATAACAGGGTCGACGTCATAGCATTAACTGTTagctcacctgatgaagggtcTGGTAAACGTTTAATCCATAACAGATCTTGGTCAGACAGCTACGTCTAAATGTCGTCATGATGTAGTCAGACTTCATATCTGTGCTACAGTCAATTGATCAGATATTAACTAATCACTCTGGCTCTGTCCTTTTCAATATTCTAATACAAATCTACATTTATGTGGCATATTGACAAATCATTTTTATTATCGGCGGATGAAGTACACACTACTGTTTGATCAATATCTGTTGGTTCCATCTGTCTAACACCACCCAGGGCTCCAGACACCTCCGAAATTACTTGGGTCAGAAGCTGGatctccatcaggataactggCTGGCACCATGGTCTTTTTGTACTCCTCAAACCTGGCGCGCAACTTCGCCACCATATCCGGCATCGTTGGTGCAATGTTGTTGTGCTCAGTAGGATCCTCTAGAAGCGTGTCAGAATATTTGGTTCgggaaaaacatgcattcaAAGCAATGGTGGACTCAGTCACCGCCCTGAATTCTGTCTCTAGCTTATATTAGTTATAATCGGAAGATGAATTCTGTCTCAAGCTTATATTAGTAATGTTATAATCGGAATATGACAATAAAAACACGTTATGTGTCGGTTCCAACagctatatgtatatatgcatctaGGGATCGGTGATAATTACGAGTTCCATCTAAGCACACAGTTACGTTTTCATCAACGTTCACCTAGATTTACTATAAAAGACTACGCAGGTAAGTTGATTGCGTACCTCGAACGTTAAAGAGCTGGACTGGTTCATCTCCCGCATAGAAAACTGGCTGTACATAGATATCATCCTCGGTTCTGTTCATGGGTTTGTGCCAGCCGTCAAAAGCTCCAGGATACCCCAAGATCAGTTTGTAGTCTCCTACCCTAATACATAGTAATGCAGACACTGTCATATTCAATGAACACTGTTTGTTTGTAACAAGTTGGTTAACTAGTTTAACTAGTTGGTTAAATGCAGTTGCATCTAATGTCGTATCAAAGGAGTACATACATGTAAGTCACACGGAACCTCTTTTGCTCGTAATGGAAGGTGAAAGATAACAAAAGACATCTGAAAATACCTTACTGCAGCATGTCCTTCGAATGCACCTTCAAAGTAGTCAATGTTGTAGATAAACTCTGTCCTTGGAGAAGGGAGGCCATTTCGAATGGAATCCCACTGACTTATTCCATCAATGGTAGTTTCTGTACCACATAGAATGAAAGGAATGAAAACATGTCAGTAACTTGCTACGAGAAAGAGattaacaaacaaaagacactTTGAAAGATTCTTGCAAATTCTTTGTAGTTTTTACATGATCGTTATTGTTGCCATTTTCAAGAAAATAGGGGCCACATTCAAGAACCTCCCCACCTGGAGTTGCCCCAGCAGCAGATACCAAAGTGGGCTTCCAGTCGACGGCGTGGATCATCCTGTTAGGAGGTAGAAGGTAATCACTTAGAAAATATACCATACATATATGTTTGACTTTCCCAAGCAATGACAGTCTTCCATCTTAAGTTCGTGTACACAATAAACAGAGAGGGGGTTAGAAAATGTATTTCGTATTTTAACTGTTTAACCTGCCGCAAAATTAGTTTAGTTTTTGCGTATGTAACAAGTTCATGTCTAGGCTATTGTCTTTTGCTAAATAACCACAAGTCTCCTAAACTTCGTAGGATAATTCATTTTACTTTGGATCATCCCTAATGGCATGTGCACTTCTGTAAAATGTTTAAATAGATTGTGTGGCGTTACCCATCGTGTGTCGTTCCAGTCTTCTGGAGCCCAGCACCATACATGAAGGATGCCCCCTTCGTCCCCCCTTCCCAGATCGTGTACTTCCCTCCTCTTAGAGGCCAGTTGTTGGCATATGATTGGATTGGGCCTCCATTCTGAATGATCGTTGGTTTGTTACAAGAAGGATTGACAAGATTAGAACTTTGATGACACAAGGCCATCTTTTTATACAGTAATATTTACGTTTAAACACTTTTTAACCCTTCATTAGCtgaactaaacacactcatgtAGCAGTTCAACGTGTTTTTCAATCTCATATTCGTAATTAAAAAGTATGATGTTCATGTATTTCCAAAGAGCCGGTAGATGGTTCATGCTTATAATTTGGCCAAgtctaaaattacattttttctcATTCATAAAAAGATAAGTGAAAGTGTAATTACAAATTATACGTTTCAGGCAAGTTATACGTGATGGTAAAAATCAAACGCTTTTGGCTGACCGTTCATAATTCATAAAATTGCCCATAGAGTTCAAGTCAAAAATCATGATTGATTGAAATATCTATCCATTGACGACAATACAATCAGCAGTTTTATGGAACATTACTTTCGAGATAAACAAGTACTATCACGACAATTTACTTTTGCCATTAGCTGAAACAAATGGTCACAAATAGGCACTTCGACGTATTCGTGATGTTGTAACAGGAAAAACGTTGATGTTCGTAATGCATACCCTTGACCTCACTCGTGTCTCACTTGTTGCGTGATCCATTTGCAGTTCATGATTGGATACTGACATTGCTGCCTTCTGTTGTATGCTTGTTGGATGTTTATTGGCTTTAGACAAACATTACTGAATACTGATAATGTGTATTCTAGGCTGAACAGTCGACTTCAAGATCATTCTGTAAATAGTGCAAATACTTACATCTGCAGTGAATAGAATCAGAGTATTTTCAAACAAGCCCCGATCCTTCAGGGCTTTGGTAACATTCCCCACTGCCTCATCTAGTGCAGACACCATTCCTGTTGGGAATGAAAGTTGTTGGCCAATGCTTTCAACAGGATTTAAGATATTACATTGTGTGTAAGCGTAATGATGGGGACTCCGATCAAATGCATGTTAAATAGTAAATTTCAAATTGGTTCTTTTGTTTCTTAAGTTTCAGTGATAAAtgtataggtgagtgagtgagttaaactttaacgtgacatcggcaatatctcagccatatcgtgacgagaacattgaaatgaaatgtatgcatgtagtaaaatctgtcaacgaaggacagtaaaagaactagaatatcacaatttcaattaaaactagcgtggaaagttaaaactaatatgactattcggacaatacaatataaaaacaggctatagattgccaacaactcaaggtagatcaccatactacggaccatggggacttacagtaccttttctacctacatggaccctagttggatttacatcgaTAACTGTATAGGGAAAACGATGGAAATACGGGTATAAACTACATACCACTGTACTGTCTTCGCCCTTTGTTGATCACATTTGGATACATATCCTCATACCTCTTCGGGACCTGTGATGTGAAAGCGTGAAGTACTCACACTGACAAAAGGGCGAGTGAGTTTAcatttatgccgcactcagcaatattacagctatgtggCAACTACCTGTAAATGTTCGAGTTTggggcagacaatccagtgactgacactgacaacatgtgcatcgatctaagcaaatGGGTTACGATAACTTGTGTctgtcaagtcagcgagtctgatcacccaatcccgtaagtcgcctcttacgacaagcatgggtgactgaagatcaattctaacaagatcttcacgggtccgttgACAAAACATATCCATAtccaatgaaaacaaatgaaggaAAATCCTCAGTAATACCGTCATTATCCAATACCGTAAATATCCAAACAGATAACAGATGCTTTCATTGTGATTCATATATGGCTCATTGTGACCATGTACACAATGATGATGGAGTCACATGAAAACTGGTTTAGTTCTATATGCATTATTAACAAGGAAATGGAAAATCGCCCACAAACAGTATCATTTCAATGCTATAAATGATGTCGAAGTAAACTGGTACCCGTTTTCAATACACTGTGGATTTCATGTACCTCAATAGGAGCATGTACACTCTGATACGGGAGGTACATAAACAGCGGTTGTGATACATTATGACGATGGATGATGTCAACGGCTCTCTGTGCGAATGCGTTctggaaggagaaacagattaTGACTAGGGACGTCTACACTGACCAAATCAAGAAACAGACTAGAGGAGATAAATAAACTAGTATCGCAGAAAGCATGAATGATAGACATAATCTTCATTTATATAGCAAAGGTgttaaaaacattgtcaatCTCTTACAATACTTACGGCAGAATATTCTCCGGAATAGTTTCTTGCGGGAATTGTATTGTCTCGGAAGTCCAGGTACCCCCCTGataaaataaaagaaaagtAGTGGAACTATTGTCCAAGTACTCCCTGATAAATTGAAAGGAAAGTATTTGAACTATTGTCGAAGTACTCCctgatgaaataaagaaaagtAGTGGAACTATTGTCCAAGTACCCCGCTGATAAAATAAAAGTAGCGGAACAACTGTCCAAGTACCTTAGTGGAAGTCGTATTGTCCAAGTACCCTCTTGATACAAGAAACGAAAAGTAGTGGAAATGTTGTGCACCTGccaacatgagtgagtgagtgagttaatatttatcgtcacatcggcaatatctcagccatatcgtgacgagaacatttaatactgaaatgaaatatatatatatatctattataaaacctgtcaacaagagacagtaaaacaactagaatatcacagatgagaatataaaactagtaactatacctaaaacaattgatctatagaggacaatacaagataaaaaggggctatagattgctaacaactgaacgtagatcaccatactagggaccatggggacttactgtacctttgctacctgcatggaccctagctggatttacatcatcccctcagccgtcagcaatttgggaaacctagccatgcaaataaaaagacacttatgctacgattaaaaacatgaaagtttgaatttactttgaatgtttgtggactccTGCCAACATGAACATAATTGTACGAAAAGTACATTTACAATCATATGCATCAGACAAACGGTATAATTCGCACCGTCAGAGTGAGTGAAGTAGTCTTCAACCGCAACATAATAACCAAAGAAAGTATCAAAGCCTCGGTATGTTGGGGTGCACTCCCACTTGCAAAACCCAAGATGCCATCTGAAATGAAAGTGATAAATGACACTACCGTTTGAAAATGCCAGTTCAAAATAATCATATAGGTCCTTTGGTGTATCCTAAAATGACAGT
This genomic stretch from Haliotis asinina isolate JCU_RB_2024 chromosome 4, JCU_Hal_asi_v2, whole genome shotgun sequence harbors:
- the LOC137282546 gene encoding arylsulfatase B-like codes for the protein MGVQQLVILFLFFLPLTSTKRPNIVFIVADDLGWNDVGFRNPDMITPNIDKLATEGIIFDNAYVQPLCSPSRTAFMSGMYPFHAGMQHMALVRDQSVCVPLNFTFLPQELKKLGYATHMVGKWHLGFCKWECTPTYRGFDTFFGYYVAVEDYFTHSDGGYLDFRDNTIPARNYSGEYSANAFAQRAVDIIHRHNVSQPLFMYLPYQSVHAPIEVPKRYEDMYPNVINKGRRQYSGMVSALDEAVGNVTKALKDRGLFENTLILFTADNGGPIQSYANNWPLRGGKYTIWEGGTKGASFMYGAGLQKTGTTHDGMIHAVDWKPTLVSAAGATPETTIDGISQWDSIRNGLPSPRTEFIYNIDYFEGAFEGHAAVRVGDYKLILGYPGAFDGWHKPMNRTEDDIYVQPVFYAGDEPVQLFNVREDPTEHNNIAPTMPDMVAKLRARFEEYKKTMVPASYPDGDPASDPSNFGGVWSPGWC